In a genomic window of Glycine max cultivar Williams 82 chromosome 13, Glycine_max_v4.0, whole genome shotgun sequence:
- the LOC100801369 gene encoding polyphenol oxidase A1, chloroplastic, producing the protein MAYISSLSSFSLSNFSAPLPISICSSSSAFLTSQIPCKPTKRSKPKGHHVSKVSCNSNQNTPTPNPEEEKPSSYNILGKHRRDVLLGIGGLYGASALSNTNPLAMAAAPILEPDLEHCCITDDVPPKGVIEAQVYCCPPKSSSPPIDFKLPKGTPLRVRPPAQFVTDEYLEKYKLALKRMRELPSDDPRSFKQQADIHCAYCDGGYKQLGFPVELDFKVHFSWIFFPFHRWYLYFYERILGSLIDDPTFALPYWNWDNPDGGMVLPSIFADEDSPLYDPRRNPDITPTTLVDLNYGSGKEPSVEQNLGVMYTSVVSGAKRASLFHGKPFLAGKQPELGGGTVELGPHTAVHRWTGDPRQPNKEDMGRFYSAGRDPAFYSHHANVDRMWNIWKTIPSGKRRDFKNRDWLETSFFFYDENKTLVRVKVKDSLDTNKMGYVYQDVAIPWLEKKPKPKRTRKAKKVAFAQQFGGIGAAMAAETGPSSKFPLTLLDSKVTLLVKRPKQLRSKRDKEEEEEVLVIDGIEFDGDDDVKFDVYITDEDVEDIGPESTEFAGSFSTLGHSHSNMNMDKKIKTSLTLGITDLLEDLDAENDDSVLVTLVPRSENVSITIQNIKIEFEKDE; encoded by the coding sequence ATGGCTTATATCTCCTCTCTATCATCTTTCTCCCTCTCCAATTTCTCTGCACCTCTTCCCATTTCCATCTGTTCCTCATCTTCCGCCTTCCTAACTTCCCAAATACCATGCAAACCCACCAAACGTAGCAAACCAAAAGGCCATCATGTTTCCAAAGTGTCATGCAACAGTAACCAAAACACCCCAACACCAAacccagaagaagaaaaaccatCGTCATACAACATTCTAGGAAAACATCGGAGGGATGTTCTCCTTGGCATTGGAGGCCTTTACGGTGCTTCTGCTCTTAGCAACACCAACCCTTTAGCCATGGCTGCAGCTCCTATTCTCGAGCCTGACCTAGAACATTGTTGTATAACTGATGATGTACCACCTAAAGGGGTCATCGAGGCACAAGTCTATTGTTGCCCACCAAAATCTTCTTCCCCTCCTATAGATTTCAAGTTGCCTAAAGGAACACCCCTCAGGGTTAGACCACCTGCTCAATTTGTGACCGATGAGTACCTAGAAAAGTATAAGTTAGCCCTTAAGCGCATGAGAGAGCTTCCATCTGATGATCCTCGAAGTTTCAAGCAACAAGCTGATATCCATTGTGCTTATTGTGATGGTGGCTATAAGCAATTAGGGTTCCCAGTTGAGCTAGACTTCAAAGTCCACTTTTCATGGATATTTTTCCCTTTCCACCGTTGGTACCTCTATTTCTATGAGCGAATCTTGGGTAGCTTGATTGATGACCCAACCTTTGCACTTCCGTATTGGAACTGGGACAATCCTGATGGTGGCATGGTATTGCCTTCCATTTTCGCAGATGAAGACTCCCCTCTATATGACCCTCGCAGGAATCCAGACATCACACCAACTACTCTCGTAGACCTAAACTATGGCAGTGGAAAGGAACCAAGCGTAGAACAAAACCTCGGTGTAATGTATACGAGTGTTGTCTCTGGTGCGAAACGCGCATCGCTCTTCCATGGAAAACCATTTCTTGCTGGAAAGCAGCCTGAGCTAGGTGGAGGGACCGTAGAGCTTGGTCCTCATACTGCTGTCCACCGTTGGACCGGTGATCCAAGACAACCTAACAAAGAGGACATGGGGAGGTTCTATTCTGCTGGAAGAGACCCCGCTTTCTATTCTCACCATGCCAACGTGGATCGTATGTGGAATATATGGAAAACAATACCAAGTGGAAAAAGAAGGGATTTCAAAAACCGTGATTGGTTGGAAACCTCCTTTTTCTTCTACGATGAGAACAAGACCCTTGTCCGTGTGAAGGTGAAAGACAGCCTTGACACGAATAAGATGGGTTATGTTTACCAAGATGTCGCCATTCCATGGCTCGAGAAAAAGCCTAAACCCAAAAGAACTAGAAAGGCTAAGAAGGTGGCGTTCGCACAACAATTTGGCGGCATTGGTGCAGCAATGGCTGCTGAGACTGGGCCAAGTTCCAAGTTTCCTCTCACTTTGTTGGACTCAAAGGTAACCCTACTAGTTAAAAGGCCAAAGCAGTTGAGGAGCAAGAGGGAcaaggaggaagaggaagaagtgtTGGTGATTGATGGGATTGAGTTTGATGGGGATGATGATGTGAAGTTTGATGTCTATATTACTGATGAAGATGTCGAGGATATTGGACCAGAGAGCACAGAGTTTGCAGGAAGCTTTTCGACTCTGGGTCATTCCCATTCGAACATGAACATGGACAAGAAGATCAAAACTAGCTTGACACTGGGAATAACAGATTTGTTAGAGGACTTGGATGCTGAAAATGATGATAGTGTTTTGGTCACATTGGTACCACGATCTGAGAATGTAAGCATCACAATTCAGAACATAAAGATAGAGTTTGAGAAGGATGAGTGA